From Bactrocera oleae isolate idBacOlea1 chromosome 4, idBacOlea1, whole genome shotgun sequence:
AAgtttagttataaatatatagtaaaaaaaaaccagaaaaaaataaaagttttcagaGCAAGTCTCTGAAATTATGACAAAGCACTGTTTTTAAGTTTGTAGGTGtcttccaaaaacaaaaatgatacTCGCCGATCGCTTTAACTGGGGTCAAATAACCAGTTATTAGAAAGTAATGCGTTTGTAAAAATTCAATAAGTTATAAACATTAgttcaaaatatctcaattttttatattaacacagggtcaatattataaattaaaggaATAACAATGAAGAATTTATTGGACGTGATGTCAGTTCAAAAACGATCTGAAGCGAATAAAATTCAGAAACAGAAACCAACAGATTATCGGTAAAGTTAATATACATTCGAAAAATATCAGGCGTGTATACATCGCActtgcaaactaaaatatataactaattgTAATAATTTCAGAAAAGTGGAAAAGCCTGGTGTTGTGCCACGTTTCCTATTTGAATGTGCTATTAAACTGCAAATTAAGCCACTGACCTCAGCAAGTGCAGCTATAATTTTTCACCGCTTCTTTAAAGAAGTATCAAGCAGTGATTACGATGAATATGTAAGTcgactaataaaaaaaagttttacaactctacatacatacgtacatatatatacacctataataaaattttgttaattctgTTTATGCTTTCTTTCCAGCTTATTGCTGCTTCCGCATTATACCTAGCAGGAAAAATTAAGGATGACCCTGTGAAAATCCGAGACGTTATTAATGTTACACATAACACCTTAAATCGTGGGACACCACCACTAGAACTAGGAGATGAATATTGGTCGATACGTGATGCCATAGTCCAAGCGGAGTTGCTAATCGCTCGCACTTTgaaatttgatttgaatattGAACATCCACACAAGGTACTATTATGCACCTATATGCTTCCATATTTACTAAATAACCcctttattacaatttttacaacAGTATTTGCTTTACTATATGAAAACGCTGCAATCTTGGTTAGGTCATACTATTTGGTCATCAGTACCGATAGCAAAATCAGCAGCTTCGTTTCTTCAAGATTTTCATCACAGCTTAAAAATCCTAAACCACAAACCATCACACGTTGCAATATGTTGTCTGTCTTTAGCATTACAATCGTATGGCATTCAGGTCCCACTTGCTGATGAATCCGATGAAGCATCCATGTGGTATACGGTAAGTTTGATTATAcgatataaattttgaaatttataatgttTTACCATTTATCTTTCAGCCATTTGTCAGCGATTTGACAAAAGAAAAACACTGGGAAATTATTGAAGATATAATAGAGACTTATAAGCAAGAAAGCGAAATCAATTCTGTTTGAAGGAAACTACTGAATTTATATCTAATAAGCGTAGATACTTACGTTTGAGTAATATGTTAAATTTGTGATAAGGAAATTCTTCAAGCTATAAAATTGGCTATGGTTTATTTCTGCCTCGTATTTTAGTTTACTTCCATTGAAACTGAATTCCATTGACATTTAAAGTATACCTGCATACCGACCTTATTAAACTATGCATGTATCATGATAACTTGtaagtttaattaaataatttttttttattgcttaattaTAGGAAAtgcttatatacatttatgatgTACTCTTCCTTCTGAATTCAATGCTTATGGCGGTTTTTATGCTTCTCGCTACGATATTCTCGTTCTCTATCATCACGTTTAGTTGAACGCGACGATGAGTAGCCTGGTGAAGGCGACTTGCGGGTACGTGGTGAATTTTCATATCGAGCTgattttgataaatatattgTGCGTTCTGCATACCGTTTTGGCGAGTCTGAAGGAGAACGTGAACGATTTCGTCTTGAAGATTTAGCGGTGCGCGTGCCAGAAGTGGTAGGCGATCCTTCGCGTCGTGTAGTTAGTGGAGAACGCGATCGTTTATAACTTGTACGCGCTGGCGATGATCGTGAACTGCTGCTATTATATTGTACTGGTGAAGGCGACCGCTTAAGACGACGTGCTCGTCTGCTAGTGCTATCTGGAGATTCACTCCCTCGACGATTATCTTTCGTATTCATAAACGATAATGGTGAATCTGTTACATCAGTGTCCTAtaagaaatatcaaaatattgtttttattcacTTTCAATCCTTGCCGAACTACTGACCCTTTTTAGTAACTTGAGCCTAAAGTACTCCACTTGCTCACTTATAGTCCAGCCTGATTTTAGTTGTCTCAAGCCTGCTTCTAACTCATCTTGATATTGCATTGTTTTCACTTCAATTTCACGTAACTTTGTGCGTTTATCGTCGTCGTAATGATGTGCAACATTATTGTTTAACTGTTCGTCATCACTAGAATCATAAAACTTTGGTGCTTGTGGTGGATCCAAAGTATCCCATTTACTAGTTGTGATTGCCTGAGCTTCAACTTGTTCGGGATCAACTGTTTCCCACTTCGATGGTATGAACGCACCACTTTTGGCATTTGATCTCATCTGAGCATCGCTGAAATCAGAAGGTAGTTTTTCCAAAGGTATGCCATCAATGTCTTCGTCCACTGTGATTcaagaaaaaaatcattaatttcaacaaatctaattgaaaacaatatttttggtattgAATTTACATGGTACTCCATCAATATCGTCATCTTCTTCAATACCGGCACCTCTCCTTGTGGGTGTACTTTTTTGTATTGACATCGCTTCTGGTAATCCCCTCATCAGAG
This genomic window contains:
- the koko gene encoding cyclin-Q, giving the protein MKNLLDVMSVQKRSEANKIQKQKPTDYRKVEKPGVVPRFLFECAIKLQIKPLTSASAAIIFHRFFKEVSSSDYDEYLIAASALYLAGKIKDDPVKIRDVINVTHNTLNRGTPPLELGDEYWSIRDAIVQAELLIARTLKFDLNIEHPHKYLLYYMKTLQSWLGHTIWSSVPIAKSAASFLQDFHHSLKILNHKPSHVAICCLSLALQSYGIQVPLADESDEASMWYTPFVSDLTKEKHWEIIEDIIETYKQESEINSV